The proteins below are encoded in one region of Amycolatopsis magusensis:
- a CDS encoding sugar ABC transporter ATP-binding protein, producing MRSEALLETTAVTKSFGGVHALRGVDFSLAKGEIHALVGENGAGKSTLIKVLTGVYRPDGGQVRFGGEPVDFHRPSAAQDAGISTIYQEINLVPLLSVARNIFLGREPRNRWKLIDVAAMNRQAAELTRSLGLDLDVTAELGRLGLGVQQMVALARAMSVDSRVVIMDEPTSSLEAREVATLFEVARGLRDRGVGLIFVSHRLDELWELCDRVTVLRDGQQVHTGPMAELDRVTLVARMLGRDIEQVEREGATEFGEEHTRSEEPVLEVSGLDVRHRLSGVGLTVRPGEVVGLGGLLGSGRSETVKAVYGALPAQSGSVSVRGKKVRANSVRHALRSGIALLSEDRKAEGIIPDLSVRDNIALAVLPRFSRAGLVTEARIDALVETFMKRLHIKASSPAQKVRELSGGNQQKVLMARWLCTEPKVFLLDEPTRGIDVGAKLEVQSLIDELADQGLAVVLISSEMDELVEGADRIVVLHNGSVSRELTGDRVTGADLLAALAGEDGE from the coding sequence ATGCGTTCTGAGGCACTACTGGAGACCACCGCCGTCACGAAGTCCTTCGGCGGTGTGCACGCTCTGCGCGGCGTGGACTTCTCCCTCGCGAAGGGGGAGATCCACGCCCTCGTGGGGGAGAACGGCGCCGGCAAGTCGACGCTGATCAAGGTGCTGACCGGGGTGTACCGCCCCGACGGCGGCCAGGTGCGCTTCGGCGGGGAGCCGGTGGACTTCCACCGGCCCTCCGCCGCGCAGGACGCCGGCATCTCCACGATCTACCAGGAGATCAACCTGGTGCCGCTGCTTTCGGTGGCGCGCAACATCTTCCTCGGCCGTGAGCCGCGCAACCGGTGGAAGCTGATCGACGTGGCGGCGATGAACCGCCAGGCCGCCGAGCTGACCCGCTCGCTGGGGCTGGACCTCGACGTGACCGCCGAACTCGGCAGGCTCGGGCTCGGGGTGCAGCAGATGGTGGCGCTGGCACGGGCGATGTCGGTGGACAGCCGCGTGGTGATCATGGACGAGCCCACCTCCTCACTGGAGGCCCGCGAGGTGGCCACGCTCTTCGAAGTGGCGCGTGGCCTGCGGGATCGCGGGGTCGGCCTGATCTTCGTCTCGCACCGGCTCGACGAGCTGTGGGAGCTGTGCGACCGGGTGACCGTGCTCCGCGACGGGCAGCAGGTGCACACCGGCCCGATGGCCGAGCTGGACCGGGTCACCCTGGTCGCGCGCATGCTCGGCCGCGACATCGAGCAGGTGGAACGCGAAGGCGCCACCGAATTCGGCGAAGAGCACACGCGGAGCGAGGAACCGGTGCTGGAAGTGTCCGGTCTGGACGTCCGGCACCGGCTTTCCGGCGTCGGGCTGACCGTGCGACCGGGTGAGGTGGTCGGCCTCGGCGGGCTGCTGGGCTCCGGCCGCAGCGAGACGGTCAAGGCGGTCTACGGTGCGCTGCCCGCGCAGTCCGGCTCGGTTTCGGTGCGCGGGAAGAAGGTGCGGGCGAACTCCGTGCGGCACGCGTTGCGCTCGGGGATCGCCTTGCTGTCCGAGGACCGCAAGGCCGAAGGCATCATCCCGGACCTGTCGGTGCGCGACAACATCGCGCTGGCGGTCCTGCCGCGGTTCTCGCGGGCCGGTCTGGTCACCGAGGCACGCATCGACGCGCTGGTCGAAACGTTCATGAAACGCCTGCACATCAAGGCATCCAGTCCGGCGCAGAAAGTGCGCGAGCTCTCCGGCGGCAACCAGCAGAAGGTGCTGATGGCGCGCTGGCTGTGCACCGAACCGAAGGTCTTCCTGCTCGACGAGCCCACCCGCGGCATCGACGTCGGCGCGAAGCTGGAGGTGCAGTCCCTGATCGACGAACTGGCCGACCAGGGGCTCGCGGTGGTGCTGATCTCCAGCGAGATGGACGAGCTGGTGGAAGGCGCCGACCGGATCGTGGTGCTGCACAACGGATCGGTGAGCCGGGAGCTGACCGGGGACCGGGTCACCGGCGCGGACCTGCTGGCCGCGCTGGCGGGGGAGGACGGGGAATGA